TAGCTAATGATTTAGATATAGAATTATCAGGGATAGTATTAGGCTTTGATGCTCATGATATAGCACATGAAGCTATAAGTTATGGAGCAGAGAAGGTATATTTAATTGATGATCCAGTAGTTAAAAATTATAGGACTCGACCATATACAGAAGCACTAGTTAAATTAGTCAATAAATATAAGCCGGAAATCATTCTGTTAGGAGCTACTACTTTAGGTCGAGATTTAGCTGGAGCAGTAGCTACAGAATTAGAGACAGGTTTAACTGCAGATTGTACAATATTAGAAGTGGATCATGCCACTCGACATTTACAACAGACAAGACCGGCATTTGGTGGTAATATTATGGCTACTATTTTATGTAAGAAGCATCGGCCTCAGATGGCTACAGTGCGACCTAGAGTAATGGAAATGCCTAAGCAAGATAGGAGTAAATCAGGAGAAGTAATAGAAGAAGAAGTACACTTTGATGAAAACAATATTAAAACTGAGGTTTTAAAAATAATAGAAGAAACTAAAAAAGCTATTTATTTAGATAAAGCAGATATTATTGTAGCTGGGGGAAGAGGAGTAGGAGATAAAGAAGGCTTTGAATTAATTAAAGAGTTAGCAGATGTGTTAGGAGGAACAGTAGGTGCTTCTAGAGCAGCAGTAGATGCTGGTTGGA
The genomic region above belongs to Selenihalanaerobacter shriftii and contains:
- a CDS encoding electron transfer flavoprotein subunit alpha; its protein translation is MSDNVVEIFEDKCIECGLCVQACPADALDLEGGPVQVDADKCAANGECVEVCPTEALALDTEEDVDDKTKETKEKEELPPELQQYKGVWVFIEQVQNEVAPVSWELLGEGKKIANDLDIELSGIVLGFDAHDIAHEAISYGAEKVYLIDDPVVKNYRTRPYTEALVKLVNKYKPEIILLGATTLGRDLAGAVATELETGLTADCTILEVDHATRHLQQTRPAFGGNIMATILCKKHRPQMATVRPRVMEMPKQDRSKSGEVIEEEVHFDENNIKTEVLKIIEETKKAIYLDKADIIVAGGRGVGDKEGFELIKELADVLGGTVGASRAAVDAGWIPVEHQVGQTGTTVRPKLYIAAGISGAIQHLVGMERSDTIVAINNDSDASIFDVATYGIKGDLFEVLPPLIEEFKKELAVNS